From one Salinibacterium hongtaonis genomic stretch:
- the mshD gene encoding mycothiol synthase produces MSANTPEWLNRLISRATATDGQPPFSDQSLVELRDGRRELLSIDETAAAVLLRGDPGEAELVVDPGARGNGLGEQMLSRVLTESPSILIWAHGDHPAARSLAARHELTAVRTLLQLRAPVQGDLNAAGALDGFTPFRPGHDDAAWLDINARAFAHHPEQGSLTQVDLDARMAEPWFNADDFLLLRDEDGQVIAFCWLKVDGDIGEFYVVGVDPRQQGSGLGRRLVAAGLAHLAASGIRTASLYVDADNVPAVRLYRSYGFADHTVDVQYATRR; encoded by the coding sequence ATGAGCGCTAATACCCCCGAGTGGCTGAACAGGCTCATCTCCCGCGCAACGGCGACGGATGGGCAGCCGCCGTTCTCAGACCAAAGCCTCGTGGAGCTGCGTGACGGCCGACGCGAACTTCTCTCTATCGACGAAACCGCCGCCGCCGTTCTCCTCAGGGGCGACCCCGGGGAGGCCGAGCTGGTCGTCGACCCCGGCGCTCGAGGCAACGGCCTAGGCGAGCAGATGCTCAGCCGCGTGCTCACGGAGTCCCCGTCGATTCTTATCTGGGCGCACGGCGATCATCCCGCGGCGCGCTCCCTCGCCGCCCGGCACGAGCTCACCGCCGTGCGCACCCTCCTGCAACTGCGTGCCCCGGTTCAGGGTGACCTGAACGCCGCTGGGGCGCTCGACGGCTTCACGCCTTTTCGCCCGGGGCACGACGACGCCGCATGGCTCGACATCAACGCTCGCGCGTTCGCCCACCACCCCGAACAGGGTTCCCTCACGCAGGTGGACCTCGACGCCCGCATGGCCGAACCCTGGTTCAACGCCGATGACTTTTTGCTACTGCGTGACGAAGACGGCCAGGTGATCGCGTTCTGCTGGCTCAAGGTCGACGGCGACATCGGAGAGTTCTATGTGGTCGGAGTCGACCCTCGTCAACAGGGTTCGGGGCTGGGCCGGCGTCTCGTCGCGGCAGGGCTCGCCCACCTGGCCGCCAGCGGCATCCGCACGGCAAGCCTTTACGTGGACGCGGATAACGTCCCCGCCGTTCGTCTCTACCGCTCCTACGGTTTCGCCGACCACACGGTCGATGTGCAGTACGCAACACGCCGCTAG
- a CDS encoding response regulator transcription factor produces MAQLLILTPAVDSEVLPALGLLSHRVKHLPATPSQLVNPPSCDLMLVDARKDLASAKALCKILANTGTQVPVVLIVTEGGLAAVNPEWGIDDVVLVDAGPAEVDTRIRLAVGRKATEQTSTKISASGVVIDEASYSAKVQGRPLDLTYKEFELLRFLASHPSRVFTREQLLSEVWGYDYFGGTRTVDVHVRRLRAKLGDLESLIGTVRNVGYRFTGHDGDER; encoded by the coding sequence TTGGCGCAGCTGTTGATTTTGACTCCGGCCGTCGACAGCGAAGTCCTGCCCGCATTGGGGTTGCTGAGCCACCGCGTCAAGCATCTGCCGGCCACGCCATCGCAACTCGTGAACCCACCAAGCTGCGATCTCATGCTTGTGGATGCCCGCAAAGATCTGGCCAGCGCCAAAGCGCTCTGCAAGATTCTGGCGAATACGGGCACTCAGGTTCCCGTCGTTCTCATCGTCACTGAGGGCGGCCTTGCTGCGGTAAACCCGGAGTGGGGCATCGACGATGTCGTGCTCGTTGATGCAGGACCCGCCGAGGTCGACACCCGCATCCGCCTTGCCGTCGGCCGCAAGGCAACAGAACAGACCAGCACCAAGATCAGCGCATCCGGAGTCGTGATCGACGAGGCCAGCTATTCGGCCAAGGTTCAGGGGCGCCCACTCGACCTCACCTACAAGGAGTTCGAGCTCCTGCGCTTTCTCGCCTCCCACCCCTCGCGGGTGTTCACTAGAGAACAGCTGTTGAGCGAAGTCTGGGGCTACGACTACTTCGGCGGCACGCGCACCGTCGACGTGCACGTGCGACGCCTGAGGGCCAAGCTCGGAGACCTCGAATCGCTCATCGGCACCGTGCGCAACGTCGGTTACCGCTTCACAGGGCACGACGGCGATGAGCGCTAA
- a CDS encoding FABP family protein, with the protein MIEIDSSLPSELVPLSWLIGVWEGTGVISYPVDGQAREYEFGQRVSFSHDGTPFLNYSSTAWLLEPSGADAASDGSTAASADGSADADAASEPAEPQIFAAETGFWRLSRPRTDADPGPGMLPGVGPAPFTNVNAVETLRNAAGGFDIEVSILHPSGVSELYLGQVVGPRIDLVTDAVVRSANAKEHTASTRLYGLVDDHLLWAWDIVALGQPLTSHASARLARVQ; encoded by the coding sequence ATGATCGAAATCGATTCTTCGCTTCCCTCCGAGTTGGTGCCGCTCTCGTGGCTCATCGGAGTCTGGGAGGGCACCGGGGTCATCTCCTATCCCGTCGACGGGCAAGCCCGCGAGTATGAGTTCGGTCAGCGCGTGAGCTTCAGCCACGACGGCACGCCGTTTCTCAACTACAGCTCTACGGCCTGGCTGCTCGAGCCATCCGGCGCCGATGCCGCCTCCGACGGCAGTACTGCGGCCAGCGCGGATGGCAGCGCGGATGCCGACGCGGCATCCGAGCCCGCAGAACCCCAGATCTTCGCCGCCGAGACCGGCTTCTGGCGCCTCTCTCGTCCGCGCACCGATGCGGACCCCGGCCCCGGCATGCTCCCGGGAGTCGGCCCCGCACCGTTCACCAACGTCAACGCCGTCGAGACGCTGCGCAACGCCGCAGGCGGATTCGACATCGAGGTGTCGATCCTTCATCCCAGCGGTGTGAGCGAGCTCTACCTCGGTCAGGTGGTCGGCCCCCGCATCGACCTCGTCACCGACGCCGTCGTTCGCAGCGCTAATGCCAAAGAACACACGGCATCGACGCGCCTCTACGGGCTCGTCGATGACCACCTGCTGTGGGCGTGGGACATCGTCGCCCTCGGCCAGCCGCTGACCTCGCACGCGTCGGCAAGGCTCGCCCGTGTCCAGTGA
- a CDS encoding YgfZ/GcvT domain-containing protein → MSSENPVKDAAVYASPWLARSGAVESDGPDAGVAAHYGDPVREQRQLAAGSAVVDLSHHGVIEIEGADRLSWLDSMSTQSLARLAPAESAEALILDPNGRIEHDMRVLDDGVSLWLLVEGSEAASLAAWLDRMRFMMRVEVRDRTSDFATLGSFADAATLAGMVPIASPHGVPLVWSDPWPDVVAGGWQYAQGEHPGAEFAYREVLVERSALAESDAPAAGVLALEALRVAAWRPRFAREVDERSIPHELDWMRSAVHLNKGCYRGQETVAKVHNLGHPPRRLVMLHLDGSDSILPQPGDEVVLGDRAVGAVTSAVRHHELGSIALAVVKRTLDSTATLTVQTSDGPVAAAQEVIVPASAGATVAAPRLPRLGATTRPSRPGA, encoded by the coding sequence GTGTCCAGTGAGAACCCGGTGAAAGACGCGGCGGTCTACGCGTCTCCGTGGCTGGCTCGCTCGGGTGCCGTGGAATCCGACGGCCCGGATGCCGGAGTCGCCGCCCACTACGGAGACCCCGTCCGAGAGCAACGGCAGCTTGCTGCAGGCTCGGCCGTTGTCGATCTCTCCCACCACGGGGTCATCGAGATCGAGGGAGCCGATCGGCTGTCGTGGCTCGACTCCATGAGCACGCAGTCCCTGGCCAGGCTCGCCCCCGCAGAGTCGGCCGAGGCCCTCATTCTCGACCCCAACGGGCGCATCGAGCACGACATGCGGGTGCTCGACGATGGCGTTTCTCTCTGGCTTCTCGTCGAGGGGTCCGAAGCCGCATCGCTTGCGGCCTGGCTCGACCGCATGCGCTTCATGATGCGGGTCGAGGTCCGTGACCGCACCAGTGACTTCGCAACACTCGGCAGCTTCGCCGACGCAGCAACCCTCGCCGGAATGGTGCCCATCGCCAGCCCGCACGGCGTTCCGCTCGTGTGGAGCGACCCATGGCCCGACGTGGTTGCTGGCGGGTGGCAATATGCGCAGGGCGAGCATCCCGGCGCGGAGTTCGCCTATCGCGAGGTTCTTGTCGAGCGGTCGGCGCTCGCCGAGTCTGACGCTCCTGCGGCCGGTGTGCTCGCACTCGAAGCGCTCCGCGTGGCCGCGTGGCGCCCTCGCTTCGCCCGCGAGGTCGACGAGCGCTCGATTCCGCATGAGCTCGATTGGATGCGCTCCGCGGTTCACCTGAACAAAGGCTGCTATCGAGGCCAAGAGACGGTGGCCAAGGTGCACAACCTCGGGCATCCGCCCCGCCGCCTCGTGATGCTTCACCTCGACGGTTCCGACTCGATCCTGCCGCAGCCCGGAGACGAGGTCGTGCTCGGCGACCGTGCCGTTGGAGCGGTGACTTCGGCTGTGCGGCACCACGAGCTGGGCTCCATCGCTCTTGCTGTGGTCAAACGCACTCTCGACTCGACGGCGACTCTCACGGTGCAGACTTCCGATGGGCCCGTTGCGGCGGCGCAAGAGGTGATTGTTCCGGCCAGTGCCGGGGCGACTGTGGCGGCGCCGAGGCTGCCGCGATTGGGTGCTACCACCCGGCCGAGCCGTCCCGGGGCGTGA
- a CDS encoding FUSC family protein, translating to MSAARRDASARLERKLNRRLDARAALDRVRESLPATVQIVVAATIAYFISHDLLGHSSPAIAVTVTISILGFSRDARPRRVLDSAVGITLGIVLSEIALIVIGVGWWQLAVVLGITLLVSRLVSPSVPFAIAAAVQSMLVLLMPPPEGGVFLRSIDAVVAGAVALTVTALIPRDPRRIADRDARRMVSALLESLDSVAAALREAHEPAASLALERLRRTQKHLDAWNESLDSALAIARISPFLRRHLGALRHQAQVLGGLDLAARHLRVITRRISFLVRDGQQRPVLAELFESIRAGIDTLGQSLRKPELATDARAQFAAIMPLLDPAVTLPGAAFNTSIVVHLLRPLLVDLLVATGMPAAEARALLPPA from the coding sequence GTGAGCGCAGCACGCCGCGATGCCTCGGCACGGCTAGAGAGAAAGCTCAATCGGCGGCTTGATGCCAGGGCTGCCCTCGATCGGGTCAGGGAGTCGCTTCCCGCAACGGTGCAGATCGTCGTTGCCGCCACCATCGCCTATTTCATCTCGCACGATCTGCTCGGGCACTCCTCTCCCGCAATTGCCGTCACCGTGACGATCTCCATCCTGGGCTTCTCCCGGGATGCGAGGCCGCGTCGCGTGCTCGATTCGGCCGTGGGAATAACCCTGGGCATTGTGCTCAGCGAGATCGCTCTGATCGTGATTGGCGTGGGCTGGTGGCAACTGGCCGTCGTGCTCGGCATAACGCTGCTGGTGTCTCGGCTGGTCTCGCCGAGCGTGCCGTTCGCGATTGCCGCAGCGGTTCAGTCCATGCTTGTGCTTCTCATGCCTCCGCCGGAGGGCGGGGTGTTCCTGCGCAGCATCGACGCCGTCGTTGCGGGGGCTGTTGCGCTCACCGTGACGGCATTGATTCCCCGCGACCCGAGGCGCATCGCCGATCGGGATGCCCGCCGCATGGTCTCGGCACTGTTGGAGTCGCTCGATTCTGTGGCCGCGGCGCTGCGAGAGGCCCACGAGCCGGCGGCGAGTCTCGCCCTCGAACGTCTGAGGCGCACGCAAAAACACCTCGACGCGTGGAACGAGTCTCTCGACTCGGCGCTCGCGATCGCCCGTATCTCTCCCTTTCTCAGACGGCATCTTGGTGCTCTGCGCCATCAAGCGCAGGTGCTCGGCGGTCTCGATCTGGCGGCACGCCACCTGCGTGTAATCACGCGTCGCATCAGTTTTCTTGTGCGGGACGGGCAACAGCGTCCTGTGCTCGCCGAGCTATTCGAGAGCATCCGCGCCGGCATCGACACGCTGGGGCAAAGCCTGCGCAAGCCCGAGTTGGCGACCGATGCGCGTGCCCAGTTCGCGGCGATCATGCCGCTGCTCGATCCGGCCGTCACCCTGCCGGGAGCGGCCTTCAACACATCGATTGTTGTGCACCTGCTGCGGCCCCTGCTCGTGGACCTGCTGGTGGCAACCGGCATGCCCGCTGCCGAAGCCCGCGCTCTTCTTCCGCCTGCGTAA